TTTTCAGAAAAAATAGTCAATGTTAAAAAGATTCAACTTTCAAAAATTGACCGGATGTTTTCTACAGAAATAACTATTTTAAATCATATCTGTCAGCGTTCATCACTTTTGTCCATGCTTTCACAAAGTCTTTCACAAACTTCTCTTTATTATCATTCTGAGCATAGACTTCTGCATATGCACGTAAAATAGAATTGGAACCAAACACTAAATCTACTCTTGTGGCAGTCCACTTCGTTTCGCCTGAATTACGATCAACTATATCATATGAATTTCTACCGGTTGGTTTCCAGGTATAGTTCATATCCGTAAGGTTCACAAAAAAGTCGTTGGTTAAAACACCTTTCTTATCTGTAAACACTCCATGCTGAGAATCTCCGTAATTTGTTCCCAAAACGCGCATTCCACCAACTAAAACAGTCATTTCCGGAGCTGTTAAGCCCATTAATTGCGTTCTGTCTAACATCAATTCTTCCGGGTTCACATCATAATGTTTTTTCTGCCAGTTTCTAAAGCCATCATGTATAGGCTCCAAATCAGCAAATGATTCAGCATCTGTCATTTCGTCTGTTGCATCTCCCCTTCCCGGACTAAATGGTACTGTGATATTTACACCGGCTTCTTGTGCGGCTTTTTCAACTGCTGCACTTCCACCAAGTACAATCAGGTCAGCAATACTCACTTTTTTATCAAGCCCTGACTGAATTTCCGTTAATTTGTTTAACACTTTTTCAAGACGCTCCGGTTCATTTCCTACCCAGTCTTTCTGAGGAGCCAAACGAATTCTGGCACCATTGGCTCCACCTCTGTAATCAGAGCTGCGGAATGTTCTGGCACTGTCCCATGCAGTATTGATAAGTTCAGTTCTTGTCAATCCGCTATTGAGTAGTTTATTTTTTAAATCCTTAATTTCAGTATCACTTAATGAGTAGTCTACTGAAGGAATCGGGTCTTGCCAAATTAAATCTTCCTGCGGTACATCCGGACCTAGGTATCTGCTTTTTGGTCCTAAATCACGATGTGTTAATTTAAACCATGCACGGGCAAAAACTTCAGCTAAGTAATCAGGATCTTTATAGAATCTTTCAGAAATTTTGCGATAAATCGGATCTTTTATCATGGCCATATCTGCATCTGTCATAATTGGGTTGTTCCGCTTATTCGGATTGAATGCATCAACCGGCTTATCTTCCTCTTTAATATTAATTGGTTCCCACTGCCAGGCACCTGCCGGGCTCTTTTTTAACTCCCATTCGTAATTAAACAATAAATAGAAATATCCGTCATCCCATTTTGTAGGATTGGTTGTCCATGCACCTTCTAATCCACTTGTAACTGTATCCTCAGCCACACCTTTTCCGGTTGGGTTTTTCCAACCTAAACCTTGTTCGTAGACTTCTGCTCCTTCAGGCTCACTACCTAAGATAGATGCATCTCCATTTCCGTGAGTTTTCCCTACTGTGTGTCCTCCGGCAGTTAAAGCTACTGTTTCCTCATCATTCATGGCCATACGTTTGAAAGTCGTTCTTACATCTATAGCAGTCTTTAAAGGATCCGGTTTCCCGTCAACACCTTCGGGGTTAACATAGATCAATCCCATTTGTACAGCAGCTAATGGATTTTCAAGGGACTCTCTGTTCTGATCATCTCCATAACGATTTTTAGTCTCAGCTAACCATTCTTTTTCAGCCCCCCAAAAAATATCTTTTTCCGGATGCCATATATCTTTCCTGCCACCGGCAAAACCAAAAGTCTTTAAACCCATGGATTCATAAGCCATTGTTCCGGCTAAAATCATTAAGTCTCCCCATGATAACTTATTTCCATATTTTTTCTTTATCGGCCACAAAAGTCTTCTAGCCTTGTCTAAATTTGCATTATCAGGCCAGCTATTTAATGGAGCAAAACGTAAATTTCCGGTATTACTACCACCCCTGCCATCAGCTATTCTATATGTACCGGCCGCATGCCAAGCCATACGAATCATCAAACCTCCGTAATGACCGTAATCTGCCGGCCACCAATCCTGACTATCTGTCATAAATGCTTTTAAATCATTTTTAACGGCTTCTAAATCCAGTTTTTTAAATTCTTCAGCATAATCAAAATCTTCCCCCAAAGGATTTGATTTAGTATCATGCTGATGCAGTATATCTAAATTAAGTGCTTTGGGCCACCAATTAAATACTGATTGGCTTGCCGTGGAATTTGCTCCATGCATAACCGGACATTTACCATTACTTGAATTACTCATAACTTTTTTTGTTTTTTTTAAAGTTTAAAAATATTTTTTGTCTAAAAAGAATGCTTAAATTTTCAAATCACATATTAATAAAAAAATCTCATTTCTGAATAGTTTTTTTTAAAAAAAAATGATTTTTTTTGTTTTATTTTAATAATAGATACAGCTTAGAACATTCATTAAAAATCTCCACAAAAATTAACGTGTATAACTTTATATTGTTCTTTAAAAGTGTGGAATTTAAGAATTAAAACTGCTTTAAAAAAATGATACTCTTAAACAATAGATTTTATCTAAAAAAAAGGACGATTAAAGCGTCAAAAGGAACTTTGCGTATTCTATCATTATAAAGTTTTGATAATCATGATTCGCTAATAAATTGAGGCGAGCCATATAAATCAACTGTAATCAATATAAATCTTGCATGACAATCTAAGAAAGTTGTAACTCTTATATTTAATTATGTAATGATTCTGAAGTAATTGGATGCAACTTTGTACTGTTGATTTTTCAAAACTTTAAACAAAAAAAAATGACTATCTCAAAAACAAAATCTATTTTATCCTTATCACTATTTGCTGTCTTATTTGTATTCCTTTTTACGGGATGTAAAAAAGATGATGACGATGATAAAGACATAGTATTAGCAGAAGAAACTTATGACCTTAAAACAAAAGATGCTTTAGGAGTGTCCGGAACCGTTACTTTTTATAAGAGAAGCAGTTCTACAACTATTGAAATTACACTAAGCGGAATAACCAGCGGGAACCATCCGGCTCACATTCATGTAAACTCTGCCATTGAATCAGGTGGGATAGCTTTAACCCTTAATCCTGTTAATGCACAAGGAATTAGCGTTACCTCAGTTTCAAAATTAGACGATAACACTTCAGTTACTTATGAGCAACTAATCGCATTTAATGGCTACATTAATGTTCACCAAAGTGCGAATAACCTGGGAGTAATTATAGCTCAAGGTGATATTGGTGGTAACAAACTAACCGGTGCCAGTGAAAATTATTCTTTAACTGAGTTTAATACATCAGGTGTTTCAGGTCAAGTTCGCTTTGAAAAAAGAAAAAACAACAATACGCTTGTTAGCATTTCACTGAATGGAACATTATCAGGTGAAACACATCCTGCGCAAATTCTTTTGGGCGATGTTACAACTGTAGGTGGTGGACAGGTTGTTCTTGATTTAAACAACATAAATGGCTCAACAGGTAAGAGTATAACTAACGTATATGTATTGAAAAACGGAACCCCAATTAAATATGATGACTGGGTAGTTTATGACGGATATTTAAACGTATATGAGTCTATAATTAATTCCACCACTATAATTAGCCAGGGAAATATTGGTGAATTATAAGCCGGTAGAAATATAGCTTTAGAAAGAAATTTCAAGCAGAAAAGCGTCTCGTGTTAAAACGGGGCGCTTTTTGTTTAATACAATGCTTTGTTTTTAGTCTAATAAGAGTTCAGATAAATGCTAAAGAGAGTAAAACTATTTAAAAAAATATTCAAACAATGTAAGTTTATTGCAAAATTATATAATACTTTTTGGCTTCAATATATGCATCTTTATTAAGTGGATAATTTTTTCACCATTAAATTAAAACATTATGAACAAGACTGAAGCTAAAGGAACCTGGAATGAGCAAAAAGCAAAACTTAAAAAGAAATTTGCTACGTTAACAGATAATGACTTGATGTATGCAGAAGGGAAACAAGAAGAAATGTATGCTAAAATTCAAAAGAAACTCGGAAAATCAAAAGCAGAACTGGATAAAGTTCTTTCTGAGAAGTAAACAAACAGTCTCCCCAATCAAGAATGTCGTTTAGAAGTATCTTCTGAGCGGCATTCTTACTTTAAAATCGACATTCTACACCAATTTTTCTTTCTTAATTTGTTCTCTTCTCATTTTTAATAAAACTTGTGATACCAATGCCAATACAGGCAATTCTATCAATGGCCCAATAACCAGAGCTAAGGCAATTAGCGGATCGTTTGGAAAAGCTGT
The window above is part of the Chitinophagaceae bacterium genome. Proteins encoded here:
- the katG gene encoding catalase/peroxidase HPI, yielding MSNSSNGKCPVMHGANSTASQSVFNWWPKALNLDILHQHDTKSNPLGEDFDYAEEFKKLDLEAVKNDLKAFMTDSQDWWPADYGHYGGLMIRMAWHAAGTYRIADGRGGSNTGNLRFAPLNSWPDNANLDKARRLLWPIKKKYGNKLSWGDLMILAGTMAYESMGLKTFGFAGGRKDIWHPEKDIFWGAEKEWLAETKNRYGDDQNRESLENPLAAVQMGLIYVNPEGVDGKPDPLKTAIDVRTTFKRMAMNDEETVALTAGGHTVGKTHGNGDASILGSEPEGAEVYEQGLGWKNPTGKGVAEDTVTSGLEGAWTTNPTKWDDGYFYLLFNYEWELKKSPAGAWQWEPINIKEEDKPVDAFNPNKRNNPIMTDADMAMIKDPIYRKISERFYKDPDYLAEVFARAWFKLTHRDLGPKSRYLGPDVPQEDLIWQDPIPSVDYSLSDTEIKDLKNKLLNSGLTRTELINTAWDSARTFRSSDYRGGANGARIRLAPQKDWVGNEPERLEKVLNKLTEIQSGLDKKVSIADLIVLGGSAAVEKAAQEAGVNITVPFSPGRGDATDEMTDAESFADLEPIHDGFRNWQKKHYDVNPEELMLDRTQLMGLTAPEMTVLVGGMRVLGTNYGDSQHGVFTDKKGVLTNDFFVNLTDMNYTWKPTGRNSYDIVDRNSGETKWTATRVDLVFGSNSILRAYAEVYAQNDNKEKFVKDFVKAWTKVMNADRYDLK
- a CDS encoding CHRD domain-containing protein, whose product is MTISKTKSILSLSLFAVLFVFLFTGCKKDDDDDKDIVLAEETYDLKTKDALGVSGTVTFYKRSSSTTIEITLSGITSGNHPAHIHVNSAIESGGIALTLNPVNAQGISVTSVSKLDDNTSVTYEQLIAFNGYINVHQSANNLGVIIAQGDIGGNKLTGASENYSLTEFNTSGVSGQVRFEKRKNNNTLVSISLNGTLSGETHPAQILLGDVTTVGGGQVVLDLNNINGSTGKSITNVYVLKNGTPIKYDDWVVYDGYLNVYESIINSTTIISQGNIGEL
- a CDS encoding CsbD family protein — translated: MNKTEAKGTWNEQKAKLKKKFATLTDNDLMYAEGKQEEMYAKIQKKLGKSKAELDKVLSEK